Proteins co-encoded in one Pseudophryne corroboree isolate aPseCor3 chromosome 1, aPseCor3.hap2, whole genome shotgun sequence genomic window:
- the B3GALNT2 gene encoding UDP-GalNAc:beta-1,3-N-acetylgalactosaminyltransferase 2, protein MRRPLLLLLCPCALGLLLRLWLRPARYPLVIGVLSARHHRPLRDAIRATWGSAPQRAPLHFIVGSEACALPPEDREDPYSCRLLNISAPALHREIEALTGSAPARSAHRQLSVTFRVLHPIVITRLGAWCPGHTRNISVRLFQAEHEEPLCGARLTPLSPGAPHLAPGSPRRTPAICYKPVEQFILPEGFHGTVRWESQDGEGLPMWGVHRVTLNDGGGVLRLCAAEEGLLPYDFAQGAEGVAGGFTYTIHDGENLLHHLQSRPQRQAQHLATLEAEEAALREESHAHGDIVFVDVEDTYRNVPRKLLLFYRWLLGSVDFDFLLKTDDDCYVDMDNVLLALQEKRLEGPKAWWGNFRLNWAVDRTGKWQELDYLSPAYPAFACGSGYVISQDIAQWLAANADSLKTYQGEDVSMGIWMSAIGPRRYQDDRWLCEKTCEGGMLSSPQYSPLELSELWQQKERCRNPCLCAST, encoded by the coding sequence ATGCGGcgcccgctgctgctgctcctgtgccCCTGCGCCCTCGGGCTGCTGCTGCGTCTCTGGCTCCGCCCCGCGCGTTACCCGCTGGTGATCGGTGTCCTCTCCGCCCGGCACCACCGCCCGCTGCGGGACGCCATCCGGGCCACCTGGGGCTCCGCCCCCCAGCGGGCGCCGCTCCACTTCATCGTCGGCTCAGAGGCCTGCGCCCTGCCGCCCGAGGACCGGGAGGACCCGTACTCCTGCCGGCTGCTGAACATCAGCGCCCCCGCCCTGCACCGGGAGATCGAGGCCCTGACCGGCTCCGCGCCCGCCCGCTCCGCGCACCGGCAGCTCAGCGTCACCTTCCGGGTGCTGCACCCCATCGTCATCACCCGGCTGGGGGCGTGGTGCCCGGGCCACACCCGCAACATCAGCGTCCGCCTCTTCCAGGCTGAGCATGAGGAGCCGCTGTGCGGAGCCCGCCTCACCCCGCTCAGCCCCGGCGCACCGCACCTCGCCCCGGGCTCACCCCGCCGCACGCCCGCCATCTGCTACAAGCCGGTGGAACAGTTCATCCTGCCTGAGGGATTCCACGGCACGGTGCGCTGGGAGAGCCAGGACGGGGAGGGGCTGCCCATGTGGGGCGTGCACAGAGTCACCCTGAACGACGGCGGCGGGGTGCTGCGCTTGTGCGCTGCCGAGGAGGGGCTGCTGCCCTATGACTTTGCCCAGGGCGCAGAGGGCGTGGCCGGCGGCTTCACCTACACCATCCATGATGGGGAGAACCTGCTCCACCACCTCCAGTCCCGCCCACAGCGCCAGGCCCAGCATCTGGCAACCCTGGAGGCGGAGGAGGCCGCCCTGCGGGAGGAGAGCCACGCCCACGGCGACATTGTCTTTGTGGACGTGGAGGACACTTACCGCAACGTCCCCCGGAAGCTGCTGCTCTTCTACCGCTGGCTGCTGGGCTCCGTGGACTTTGACTTCTTGCTCAAGACGGACGACGACTGCTACGTGGATATGGACAACGTCCTGCTGGCCCTCCAGGAGAAGAGGCTGGAGGGGCCCAAGGCTTGGTGGGGCAACTTCCGGCTGAACTGGGCCGTAGACAGGACGGGGAAGTGGCAGGAGCTGGACTACCTGAGCCCCGCGTACCCTGCCTTCGCCTGTGGCTCCGGCTACGTTATATCTCAGGACATTGCCCAGTGGCTGGCCGCCAACGCCGACAGCCTGAAGACCTACCAGGGGGAGGATGTCAGTATGGGCATCTGGATGTCCGCCATTGGCCCTCGCCGCTACCAGGATGACAGGTGGTTGTGCGAGAAGACGTGTGAGGGCGGCATGCTGTCCTCGCCCCAGTACTCGCCCTTGGAGTTATCCGAGCTCTGGCAGCAGAAAGAGCGCTGCAGAAACCCATGCTTGTGTGCCAGCACATGA